The segment GCATATAATTAATCTCTTTTAGAAAACTATTATATCCGATTTATAAACTTATCCATctatcaattttcttttttatcgaACACTTGAGAATATGCAAAGTTATAAaaggaattttattttaaggtgGATGAGAAATTGTTGGGTTTTTTTAACAAATGAAGTAGAGAAATAACAGAGGAAAATATTGCAAGGTTATCAAaggaattttatttattaacaaACTCAAAGACGTAAAtacaatttctaattaaaaataagaagaaaaaaaagagcaaatgatttatatacaaaaacaaatcaCAAAAAGTAGAAACCTAACTCCTAAATTCACTTagcaaaataatttcaaattctaaTAACTAGCTATTGATAAATTGACTATAATCTTTTAGAGATAATGtagttatttattatgtttttataatattgtGAGACAATTTTGAACAAATCTTCCTTGGATTAAAAATAGTAGATTGTAGTTACTAAATGAGAAGCTTTACCTCTCTTTTCAATTTGTAAAATTACTTGCTTTTTGTggcataaaaaatttgaatacttatttttaaataatagttcaattttttttttcattaattgaCAAATACTAAATAAACGTTTATCAATAGCATTCACATAAACGAcatctcaaaattatttttataaataaatttattttgattgcaAAAGTTCTTTTTTCCATcatcatattaaatattatattctttcatattaaataaaccaaataaatacaattaatattatgacaaataaaaatattaacattttaaataaatatcgaAAGTGTTGATAAATAATcctattaaatgataaaatattgctattttaaaaatattttggcaaGTGAAGATGAACTGAACCAATAATGGGTCATTGTTCAATTTAATGCAAAGTTGAGATGGGCTAAATTATAGGTTATAGCACAACTTAGATAACTTgatcatcatttttattaaaatagcGGACAAGATTCAAGAGATTAAAAAAAggtaacaaaatatatatttgtatgctatagcaaagtttgtataattgcgctccatattaaacatatatatgtataattcgctatacatatgcAATTGAAtcaaagtgtataaaatgagaaagagaaagagacttgggcagagaattgtataaaacgaagtgtataaaggaagtatataaaacgaattgtataattataagtgtataggacgatcATATACATTTTGAATTAGCATAAAACGAGAAAgggagaaagacaaaagaaaacttgggcagggaatatacaattgaatcgaattgtataaaacgagaaagagaaaaattatatacaatttgaatttgtataaaacgagaaagagaaagacgaaagagacttgggcagggaagtacttttattgtataattataagtgtataagatggagatatatgtatttgcatgtgtatatacagttttctctcgctttatacaattagaaacacaatttatacgattctattgtataaaacgagagaggcgagcgaaggaagcgagcgagagaggaagagaggcgagcaagaatatgagggagagagggactgacaaacagtttgctatgtaacacaaataaattagacggtagctactatatttattttacattattagtttgtcattctatACAATTATTCCTTAAAATAGtagggaaatttttcaaaataataatattttcaatatttattaaaaatgacaatattttagtttgtaatgggttgatttatgtatttttttttctttatttaatttaacataatataagtAAGAAATagcaaattaaagaaaatcaaggagagaaatatttcaaattagagTAAGTTGCTAAAAATCTTTATTACTTTCCTTACAAAAGATTATGAGACCTCAAATAGGTGGTCTCTTCCTTCTTCCTAGAGGCCATTGTTTGTCcttgtttttattgttatgaAACTTTATAATAATACCTTAGAGTTttatctattaaaaattttgatttttaaaatttacaaatttgatCACCACtagttttatatgttatttgacATACTTTTCTCATAGTTTATTTATTctttaacaataattttttttctttccttgtattcattctagttttcatgttgtatttttatatgttatttgacatacttttctcacaatgaatttatttttttaccataATTTTGTATCCTTTCCTTGTATTCGTTCTAGttttcattttatgtttttatatgttatttgacatacttttctcagaatgtatttattttatttactagaATATTGTATCCTTTCTTAAATCGTATTCATTCTAATatgcatgtcatttgcatttgtattcattctagttttcatgttgtattttgtataattaaacttgtatttctttattagttCGTATCATTCTAATAAATATGTCAAATGAATCTGTAGTtatttaagaaacatatttgtattaattttattttttattgtgtagtttatttttctctccaaaattatgtttctttcctaaataatatattctaatagatatattatttgtatttgtatttattctagtttctatattatattttgtataatgattaaaaaaaatttaaaaaacttaataaaatcataaatatatgatgcgtattaaaacaaaatcacataaataaacAAGATTTCCGTGGTGTGTATAATTGAAGctttaaacaataaataaaaaaattaaaacgtaTTATTGAACTAACCTTGCCACCCAGAAACCTgcttgaataaataaatagatttagATTATAAGAATCCTTGGTAAGTTCAGATGAATCTAAACTTAATCAAgagatttgatgaagaatcttgAAATTTGGGGAAAGATGAAATGTGAAAATGGGGAAGAAAGATTACAGGCGAAGGAAAAGGTAAATtgaattagttaattttttttaaacataaaaatcgTTATCCATATTTTAGTCCAATAAAtgaatttctataaataaaataaaattaataatactaaaatatatcaaaatttgaatatataaattttataaacatGTTGTCATTTTactatgtaaaaaaattattgttattttgattaattatgttAGTAATGTTGACTTAActgctaaattttctaaaaaagtaaCATGAGAGAGGAAGTGAAAGGGAGAGGAGGGGAGTGTGGGAGCATAGGCGGAACTAGGAGTGTACATATTCCGGTTAGTGAGAggttttcaaatatcaaattaaattatttgtttcgaatttttaaatttacaaataaaactcGGGTTTTTCAATCTCGATTTTTTTCCGagttttttggatttttcgGTAAAGTATTCATAGAAACATATCATTtatttgtaattaaaatatttcactaGTCCTGCCAAAATACAAATCTATAGtgtttctcaagaaaataacacaaaatatgatatgattaatgacgctaaaatatccaaaaaattaataatcataagatCGCGTAAAACAAATGTTGTAAATTAacaagtcataatgaaaatgatcatactttaaaaaaactaaattatgctaaaataagttaCATGGCTAAGTattcaaagaaattgaaattagaTTGTGTATGTTAATAGTATAAGccaatgtaaaactaaaaaatacacattcaatattattgtcattttgagtgttgaattgatttcctttttgcatttgtattaatttgattttgatttaagctTTAACATAAGTACCAACATCTGtggactataatctttattaaattattcagAATACTAAGTTTcgaacttaaaataataaattaaaataaaaaaatatgaaaaagtataagaactatttaaaaattatataaaaataatatttttatgtataaaataaaattttaaaattatatataatgtttgGTTGGTTCGGTCttcgatttatttttttagttaaaatcaaaCCAATCGAATATAGTCGAACATTTCTTatcaatatcaaattaattcaaACCAAACtactaatcatttttttttcaatttaattcgATATGCGATTTGATTCGATTTTTGATACAATTTCGTAAACCCCCTATGCAAAGGAAAGGTGTTGCAACATGTACAGGATGCCTAAGTTTAAATCGTCGCATCtggattttgtttattttatttaatgtggtatgctttaaaaatgttatgttattaaaaaataggaaattacGCGGATAAGCAaatttttactatttaattactcatcataactatagtttgctataattaccactcgcgactaacattatacattaattacgtgagttgactttgagtttgtataattagtcatgtttgtatatgtataattcgtcaggatatacaaataaatatgtataatatataattttttagcctatatacatatataattcacctctctcccactctctgccctctctcgctcgcctatCTCCTcactctcccaatctcgcttgccatttatACGAATGTATATGcataatatacatttatatacaattatatacatatacaagtcacctctctcccactctctgccctctctcgctcacctctctcgaTCTCGCTCGCCTCAATCCTCTCTCTCCTAGTCTCTCTCACTCTTTTTGTCTTCCTCTCTCGAtatctcttgccatatatacaattacatatgtataatatacaattatctaaccaatatacatatacaattcacctttctcccaatcttttcccctctctctctcctctctcctctctttcccagtctcgctcgcctctctcctccaaatgacatgtagctacaaattgtaattatcaaactatagctatagagaataattaattatttttaagtggccACATGTGaaagttttccaaaaaaatagaCCCTTTGCAAAAAATTGTTGGCGACTCAAGTTCAATTCCCCATgactacattttttttcttctatttttactttaatttggACACTCTTCACAAATTTTCTGCTTACGTTATTGGTAGAGAGTAGAGGGCtaactttttcttatttttaatttactatgAAACTCAAAATCAGATCAATCATTTTAGCTTATGTATTaagtaatttcaaattatttaaatgaagAAGGTTCTAAAATGctcttaaaatatgaaatttgttaCAATAATATATTGCCCTCCATCCACCTTATGAGTGTGAGCTTGAGAGTATTTTTGAACAAAAATGTTAACCTCAGGAATATTAAGGGGGCCAAAAGCTAGACGGGGATAGTATTGTACCAATTCAAACAATTAAGGGACAATTCAAACCTTTCTTCGTGATAATTATGCTAACATATATACACTACATAAAAATGATTATTAGTGACAACTAATTTCTAATTGTCgcaaaatatgtattttagcAACAACAAACACTCTttatatatgtccctaaagcttTTAGCGACATTAATGATTCTAacgacacttaactaatgctgATAAAGACTTtcacactctttattaatgtcagTATTTATTGccgttaaaaattatttttgttatagtgataTTAATAGCAGtctataataacaaaaaaataaaatgaaataaacaagtatacatatataaaaatctcAATCTAGAGTTAAACCTCAAAAGCCAAAATTAAACATTTTGGTCAAAGATTGGACATCATGATGGGTCTAATTGATTTATGATGGATCTACTTTGGCTTAGCCCAAATAAAACCATCATCAAAATCACTCTAGCCCAAACCCATTAAAATTCGAGCGGATTAGATACGACATATAAGTTTGAGCTAATTTTGCCACCCCTATAATATTACTATACTCCGCGCAAAGGTAGCATGATGGATTATTACAATATAACTAAATATCTTGCATATTAGAGAGCTTACATTCTGTGCAAAGCAATCAACTTGTTCACAAAACAAGCCATTACTAAAAACTATAATACATGACAATGTCAAATTGACTTACTACTAGTCATACATTGAACTCTACATCGATCCTTCCTCAATGTTCGCGCTTGACACTTGTAAATGGCATCCTTTTTCCTAGCAACTTCACTTTATCGCGCAGTTCTTGGTTGATAACAGAAGATTCCTAGCCAGAACAAGGCGAAAATAAATGAAGTTGGGACAGTCGCATAGTCTTTGCATAAAGCTAAGAGGGAGCAAATTAGTAATAACAGAAAAAATGACAATTTTACCCTTGATCGTTTTCGTTCTTCTAATAGCATGTGAGCTAAATTATCATGATTGCTGTTCAAATCTGTTATCAACCTTTGTGCTGCTTTGAGCTGATAGTATGTGCAATTAGACGATTAGAAAAAAACTATGTTATACGAGGGACAAAGATATCGAATATCAATCATCACTTACTTGGCCTTCTAGGCTTTTATTCTTGTCTCTTTCATACTGCAGATCGCGTAAAGCCTGTTGTAAACTGCAGGAAGTAAACAGATATAACTCCGTTAAATTTGTGAGGAGAGAGCATCAATTGTTCAACTTATTGAGTATTTACTGACCGATCCTTAGTAACGTGATCCTCTTCTCTCAAGTTGGATGAAGTATCTTGTATCTGTTCATAACGGATATGAGAAGAGAGTCATCCAACAGACTTAGAAAAACTTGGAGTGGTCCGGTGTATTTGCATTTACCTTTACACCCAAATTCGTTGAAATTTGACGAGTTGGCCTATTTGATAACTCTCTCCACATAGTCTGGTTTGTTGCTTGTATCGAAGAGTGGACTTGTCCTGTCTTGTGTTCTCCTCCGGTGCATTTTGATCTTGATTTGTCGTGACTGGTTGTAGGGACATCACGACTGGTTGTAGGGACATCTCGACTAGGTGTATGGGCATCACGACTAGTTGTATGGACATTACGACTGTTTGTATGGACATTGGATGAAAATCGGGAACACGAGTTGCTTTTAGCAGAGGTGTTTGTTTCATCCTCAGAAGAGACACTGTGCTTTACACTGCGACGATCAGCATAACCAATTTCATGGCAATTATCACGCCTGTTGAAGACATCTCCTCAATGAAACATCGTAAATGAAAGGAAACTTATATAATGTTGAGAGGAAGAAATCAGTTGAAACATACCAATACTGCTTCTGCATAAATTGTAAACGTGCCTCGAGTCTAGCAAGCACAATCGTGCGTTCAAAATCCTGTTTATCATGAGCTGGTTTAACAAAATTAGCTTCTAAGACGCCTGTATCACGCAAGAAAAACAGAAGGTGAAAATAACATCAACCGTCGTTTCATTGAATCACACTGATTACTCATGAAAATAGAACCTATCGCTCCACGACCATCACTTCCAGCAGCATTCCACACCCTCCAAAAAGGCTGACAAAAAACGAATACATCAGCTAAGCAGAGTAATCGAAAAGAAGAATACTGCACGCATTAGGTTAACTTAAACGTATTGGTCCAACTACTGACATCTATAAGATAGTCGATTTACCAAGGCCTACTCCAGCCCGTGATATAGATTTCTCACGTGATTACTCAACTAAAAGTTATTATCTCAGAAAGTCTGAAGAAGAATAGAACTGAGACTTCCTGAGATAATAAGTAACCATCTGAGAAATCAACGCCAATATTATGATGTGTTGAGTGAGGGAAAGGTAACCTTAATGAGCCGATTCTTGTGATACACGCTGAAACCTTGAACATCGATGTGATGTTCTGCATCCTTTACAAAACCAATAGTTACCACAGCGACCGCCTGTTATGAGAAAACCAGTTATTGTTAGAAAATCCTAAACTGTCAAAATTACTcgtaaaaaatatctaaaatcatcaaacttggaaatttagaagaaaaaaagaggttACATTTGGATCTTTGGATGTTTCGTCACCAATGGGTTGAGGTCTATACGTATTCTTCTTGGCATGATTCATATCGTCAACCAAATTATGATGCTCAACATCTTCCCCACGCAAAATGATTCGAAATCCAGGAGCAAGCCTCAAATACAAAATTGAAGCATAACTCTGTAAACACAACCAAATTTCGTTTAACGCGATTCTTTTATACTTTTTCCTACACCTTGTTAAAAGTACTAACCAACAAAATGAACGTGAAGTCGATTTTGCAGCAGCTATCTCTGGTTTgcaaataaaaacttaaattcatcatatttacCCTTAAAGAATGTTGATAAGTTAGAAAATGCCTGGAGTTGGGATATATTTTTGCCATCTCAATCTTCTTTTCGTCTCGACTAACACCCTTTATTTGAATGTCCTGAAGACGATACAAACCATCCAACAGTTAAGAAAATGACGATAGGATATGGCTTATGCAAGAAAAAAACAGAATACTACATGTGGATCGGTGTCAAAATCAAGTTCAGTTTCTCCTTTTTCATCCTCCCAGAGATTGTATATGATTATTCGTGTTCCTTGATTATCCAACAATTCAAACTACAACAACGAAGAACGATAACATTAGGTACATATAGTTAGTACACGTTAAAAACCAGAAAATACGCGCCAAAAATGAAGATAGTTCTTAGTTTACCTGCAGGAAGAGATCCTCTTCACTTTCAAACGGAGACCATTGTACTATCGTGTCTGAATTTCTTTTCCAGTCATCAACTGAAGATCGAACCAACATTTCCCAAATTTCTCCTCTCTTTACAAAATCAATCTTCACATTACCAAACACAAAAAACCGTATTAAAT is part of the Solanum lycopersicum chromosome 1, SLM_r2.1 genome and harbors:
- the LOC101267836 gene encoding protein MICRORCHIDIA 7-like is translated as MSSTHQIKQEIIDVDDENTSMICVNSSSGGIKGSNFSRFFDSDSEDDDNDNDNDMRRSTLKKMKVEAALPVGFLDPLPPEERLAFNKSLEVVVRNNNEFRVSQEKVVVASTKQFWKAGDYEGIDGGFAAGHAEGMDHVRVHPKFLHSNATSHKWALGAFAELLDNAMDEVCNGATYVSVDVLDNKKEKGKMILVEDNGGGMTPDKMRQCMSLRYSAKSKLANTIGQYGNGFKTSSMRLGGDVIVFSRCQGKDGLSTTQSVGMLSYTFLRNTGKEDIIVPMIDFVKRGEIWEMLVRSSVDDWKRNSDTIVQWSPFESEEDLFLQFELLDNQGTRIIIYNLWEDEKGETELDFDTDPHDIQIKGVSRDEKKIEMAKIYPNSRHFLTYQHSLRSYASILYLRLAPGFRIILRGEDVEHHNLVDDMNHAKKNTYRPQPIGDETSKDPNAVAVVTIGFVKDAEHHIDVQGFSVYHKNRLIKPFWRVWNAAGSDGRGAIGVLEANFVKPAHDKQDFERTIVLARLEARLQFMQKQYWRDNCHEIGYADRRSVKHSVSSEDETNTSAKSNSCSRFSSNVHTNSRNVHTTSRDAHTPSRDVPTTSRDVPTTSHDKSRSKCTGGEHKTGQVHSSIQATNQTMWRELSNRPTRQISTNLGVKIQDTSSNLREEDHVTKDRLQQALRDLQYERDKNKSLEGQLKAAQRLITDLNSNHDNLAHMLLEERKRSRESSVINQELRDKVKLLGKRMPFTSVKREH